In Cygnus olor isolate bCygOlo1 chromosome 12, bCygOlo1.pri.v2, whole genome shotgun sequence, one DNA window encodes the following:
- the PMFBP1 gene encoding polyamine-modulated factor 1-binding protein 1 isoform X2 — MTCQGQSTAEGEHGAQSLREVPAPLGQPEQPWGGLPGAEAVMAELSSSTQQRQQEMESCQSQGQRQAEVPEPQQREPQACQATEQQELEPAHVLASLQALQLDLDFCRGRNCKRLVQLQQQECVVEQKHQDLVFLMQHYQEVIGKGQKDEAVQTEVTYAGCRDNADTSHGLPKEHVELLKQVVVEAEAKHCRQSRTAEMLRCRAQDTLRAEQSTAKEAQAAAQQPPAWSQQQCAEEQSCPSPGKGTQREAGRRAEQELQALQEQAASSEAELTQSRALAAWLQTQLSQWQWKQQVTLELATQHMHATARAKEKLQKSQEQLHALREQLRVREDQSQGLQHGLAQLQEELGATRAREQRSLQQLSGAKETIRDLQQVVASSRKHKAELLQQVQDVATLQAELAQAQQKKAKQEEKIAAYKEQMQQLHLELRKLQEAQEQSKQKAHCLQQRLQELSSQAQRWQQLHQDSQQALALREEELVVCKVELAFLKEELSKAMEQVQDRNMQHHSSRTGGVQAEPLTPEDKPWPTGTAEVERTCQGTAHCRAQANTGGDCGSVVTLHTSHTLGWSNSSRPHQERELVLVNISQCAKEQMQSSEKRGHKTQQQINHVAELTGNKEHLQDTLGSLQVENKYLRVRTHEQHHKGEQMKAVQGSNLTARAMHNSAGLPLPRAQLQDEK; from the exons ATGACATGCCAGGGACAGAGCACGGCTGAGGGGGAGCATGGCGCGCAAAGTCTGCg GGAGGTTCCTGCACCCCTGGGACAGcctgagcagccctggggagggctgccaggagcagaggcggtgatggcagagctgagcagctccACGCAGCAGCGTCAGCAGGAGATGGAGAGCTGCCAGTCCCAG GGCCAGAGGCAAGCAGAGGTGCCAGAGCCCCAGCAAAGAGAGCCCCAGGCATGCCAggccacagagcagcaggagctggagccagcaCACGTGCTGGCCTCCTTACAGGCGCTGCAGCTGGACCTGGACTTCTGCAGGGGCAGGAACTGCAAGCGGCTGGTCCAGCTACAGCAGCAAGAGTGCGTGGTGGAGCAGAAACACCAGGACTTGGTCTTTCTGATGCAGCACTACCAGGAGGTGATAGGCAAG GGCCAGAAGGATGAGGCCGTGCAGACAGAGGTCACCTATGCAGGCTGCCGTGACAATGCTGACACCAGCCATGGACTTCCAAAAGAGCACGTGGAGCTGCTCAAGCAG gtggtggtggaggcAGAGGCAAagcactgcaggcagagcaggacagctgaGATGCTCCGGTGCCGGGCACAGGACACGCTGCGGGCTGAGCAGAGCACTGCCAAGGAAG cgcaggcagcagcacagcagccaccagcctggAGTCAGCAGCAGTGTGCGGAGGAGCAGTCGTGCCCGAGCCCAGGGAAGGGCACGCAGCGCGAGGCTGGCCGtagggcagagcaggagctgcaggcactgcaggagcaagcagccagcagcgAGGCAGAGCTGACACAGAGCAG GGCACTGGCAGCGTGGCTTCAGACACAGCTGAGCCAGTGGCAGTGGAAACAGCAGGTGACCCTTGAGCTGGCAACGCAACACATGCATGCCACGGCCCGTGCCAAAGAGAAATTGCAGAagagccaggagcagctccacGCCCTAAGGGAGCAG CTGAGGGTGCGGGAAGATCAGAGCCAGGGCCTGCAGCATGGCCTGgctcagctgcaggaagagctgggAGCCACCCGGGCCCGGGAGCAGCGAAGCCTGCAGCAGCTTAGCGGGGCCAAGGAGACCATCCGAGACCTGCAGCAGGTAGTGGCCTCCAGCAGAAAGcacaaggcagagctgctgcaacAG GTACAGGATGTGGCAACCCTACAGGCAGAGCTGGCCCAAGCCCAGCAAAAGAAAGCCaagcaagaggaaaagattGCAGCCTATAAGGAACAGATGCAGCAGCTCCACTTGGAACTGAGGAAGCTTCAGGAGGCCCAGGAGCAGAGCAAGCAGAAG gcccactgcctgcagcagaggctgcaggagctgagcagccaAGCCCAGCGCTGGCAGCAGTTGCACCAGGACAGTCAGCAAGCTCTGGCTCTGCGGGAAGAGGAGCTGGTTGTTTGCAAGGTGGAGCTGGCTTTCCTCAAGGAAGAGCTCAGCAAGGCCATGGAGCAGGTGCAGGACAGGAACATGCAGCACCACAGCTCGAGGACAGGAGGAGTGCAGGCTGAGCCCCTGACACCAGAGGACAAACCCTGGCCCACAGGCACGGCAGAGGTGGAGAGGACATGCCAGGGGACAGCTCACTGCAGAGCCCAGGCCAACACGGGAGGAGACTGTGGCTCt gtagtAACCCTGCACACTTCCCACACCCTGGGATGGTCGAACAGCAGCAGGCCGCACCAGGAGAGGGAGCTGGTGCTGGTCAACATCAGCCAGTGTGCGAAAGAACAGAT GCAGTCAAGTGAGAAACGAGGGCACAAGACCCAGCAGCAAATCAACCACGTTGCAGAGCTGACAGGCAACAAGGA gcATCTTCAGGACACACTGGGCAGCTTGCAGGTAGAAAACAAGTACCTCAGGGTCAGAACACATGAGCAGCACCACAAGGGTGAGCAGATGAAG GCTGTACAGGGCAGCAACTTGACTGCACGAGCCATGCACAactctgcagggctgcctctACCCAGAGCTCAGCTCCAGGACGAGAAGTGA
- the PMFBP1 gene encoding polyamine-modulated factor 1-binding protein 1 isoform X1, producing MTCQGQSTAEGEHGAQSLREVPAPLGQPEQPWGGLPGAEAVMAELSSSTQQRQQEMESCQSQGQRQAEVPEPQQREPQACQATEQQELEPAHVLASLQALQLDLDFCRGRNCKRLVQLQQQECVVEQKHQDLVFLMQHYQEVIGKGQKDEAVQTEVTYAGCRDNADTSHGLPKEHVELLKQVVVEAEAKHCRQSRTAEMLRCRAQDTLRAEQSTAKEAQAAAQQPPAWSQQQCAEEQSCPSPGKGTQREAGRRAEQELQALQEQAASSEAELTQSRALAAWLQTQLSQWQWKQQVTLELATQHMHATARAKEKLQKSQEQLHALREQLRVREDQSQGLQHGLAQLQEELGATRAREQRSLQQLSGAKETIRDLQQVVASSRKHKAELLQQVQDVATLQAELAQAQQKKAKQEEKIAAYKEQMQQLHLELRKLQEAQEQSKQKAHCLQQRLQELSSQAQRWQQLHQDSQQALALREEELVVCKVELAFLKEELSKAMEQVQDRNMQHHSSRTGGVQAEPLTPEDKPWPTGTAEVERTCQGTAHCRAQANTGGDCGSVVTLHTSHTLGWSNSSRPHQERELVLVNISQCAKEQMQSSEKRGHKTQQQINHVAELTGNKEHLQDTLGSLQVENKYLRVRTHEQHHKGEQMKVSKIPDTAWPRTVLSRPSLVYRDSWASVACPEHRSRTNCLCSIPGQVWAKHRLSLPSKPV from the exons ATGACATGCCAGGGACAGAGCACGGCTGAGGGGGAGCATGGCGCGCAAAGTCTGCg GGAGGTTCCTGCACCCCTGGGACAGcctgagcagccctggggagggctgccaggagcagaggcggtgatggcagagctgagcagctccACGCAGCAGCGTCAGCAGGAGATGGAGAGCTGCCAGTCCCAG GGCCAGAGGCAAGCAGAGGTGCCAGAGCCCCAGCAAAGAGAGCCCCAGGCATGCCAggccacagagcagcaggagctggagccagcaCACGTGCTGGCCTCCTTACAGGCGCTGCAGCTGGACCTGGACTTCTGCAGGGGCAGGAACTGCAAGCGGCTGGTCCAGCTACAGCAGCAAGAGTGCGTGGTGGAGCAGAAACACCAGGACTTGGTCTTTCTGATGCAGCACTACCAGGAGGTGATAGGCAAG GGCCAGAAGGATGAGGCCGTGCAGACAGAGGTCACCTATGCAGGCTGCCGTGACAATGCTGACACCAGCCATGGACTTCCAAAAGAGCACGTGGAGCTGCTCAAGCAG gtggtggtggaggcAGAGGCAAagcactgcaggcagagcaggacagctgaGATGCTCCGGTGCCGGGCACAGGACACGCTGCGGGCTGAGCAGAGCACTGCCAAGGAAG cgcaggcagcagcacagcagccaccagcctggAGTCAGCAGCAGTGTGCGGAGGAGCAGTCGTGCCCGAGCCCAGGGAAGGGCACGCAGCGCGAGGCTGGCCGtagggcagagcaggagctgcaggcactgcaggagcaagcagccagcagcgAGGCAGAGCTGACACAGAGCAG GGCACTGGCAGCGTGGCTTCAGACACAGCTGAGCCAGTGGCAGTGGAAACAGCAGGTGACCCTTGAGCTGGCAACGCAACACATGCATGCCACGGCCCGTGCCAAAGAGAAATTGCAGAagagccaggagcagctccacGCCCTAAGGGAGCAG CTGAGGGTGCGGGAAGATCAGAGCCAGGGCCTGCAGCATGGCCTGgctcagctgcaggaagagctgggAGCCACCCGGGCCCGGGAGCAGCGAAGCCTGCAGCAGCTTAGCGGGGCCAAGGAGACCATCCGAGACCTGCAGCAGGTAGTGGCCTCCAGCAGAAAGcacaaggcagagctgctgcaacAG GTACAGGATGTGGCAACCCTACAGGCAGAGCTGGCCCAAGCCCAGCAAAAGAAAGCCaagcaagaggaaaagattGCAGCCTATAAGGAACAGATGCAGCAGCTCCACTTGGAACTGAGGAAGCTTCAGGAGGCCCAGGAGCAGAGCAAGCAGAAG gcccactgcctgcagcagaggctgcaggagctgagcagccaAGCCCAGCGCTGGCAGCAGTTGCACCAGGACAGTCAGCAAGCTCTGGCTCTGCGGGAAGAGGAGCTGGTTGTTTGCAAGGTGGAGCTGGCTTTCCTCAAGGAAGAGCTCAGCAAGGCCATGGAGCAGGTGCAGGACAGGAACATGCAGCACCACAGCTCGAGGACAGGAGGAGTGCAGGCTGAGCCCCTGACACCAGAGGACAAACCCTGGCCCACAGGCACGGCAGAGGTGGAGAGGACATGCCAGGGGACAGCTCACTGCAGAGCCCAGGCCAACACGGGAGGAGACTGTGGCTCt gtagtAACCCTGCACACTTCCCACACCCTGGGATGGTCGAACAGCAGCAGGCCGCACCAGGAGAGGGAGCTGGTGCTGGTCAACATCAGCCAGTGTGCGAAAGAACAGAT GCAGTCAAGTGAGAAACGAGGGCACAAGACCCAGCAGCAAATCAACCACGTTGCAGAGCTGACAGGCAACAAGGA gcATCTTCAGGACACACTGGGCAGCTTGCAGGTAGAAAACAAGTACCTCAGGGTCAGAACACATGAGCAGCACCACAAGGGTGAGCAGATGAAGGTGAGCAAAATTCCCGACACAGCCTGGCCCAGAACAGTGCTGAGCCGACCCTCCCTTGTGTACAGGGACAGCTGGGCATCAGTTGCTTGCCCAGAGCACAGGTCACGGACAAACTGCCTTTGCAGTATTCCAGGCCAGGTCTGGGCCAAGCACAGGCTGTCTTTGCCCTCTAAGCCAGTGTAA